The Geotalea uraniireducens Rf4 genome window below encodes:
- a CDS encoding XTP/dITP diphosphatase, which produces MKELVVASGNKGKLREIEELLRQSVERLLSPADFSQFPVVVEDGETFAENAVKKARAAAEATGLPVIADDSGLVVDALGGRPGVYSARFAGEAADDGDNNAKLVRELAGVPQEKRTAAFHCVIALCWPDGTCHTFDGELRGLILETLRGEGGFGYDPYFLVPEFGQTLAELPMAIKNRISHRGKALAMLKAFLGRSDKKIN; this is translated from the coding sequence ATGAAAGAGCTCGTAGTTGCCAGCGGTAACAAAGGAAAACTGCGCGAAATCGAAGAGCTGTTGCGGCAAAGCGTCGAAAGGCTTCTCTCGCCGGCCGATTTTTCCCAATTCCCGGTAGTTGTGGAGGATGGGGAGACCTTTGCCGAAAATGCCGTAAAAAAAGCACGGGCTGCGGCTGAGGCCACCGGCCTGCCGGTAATAGCGGATGATTCCGGCCTGGTGGTCGATGCCCTTGGTGGCCGCCCCGGGGTCTATTCCGCCCGGTTTGCCGGAGAAGCGGCCGACGACGGAGACAACAACGCCAAGCTTGTGCGGGAGCTGGCAGGGGTGCCGCAGGAGAAACGCACGGCAGCCTTTCACTGCGTCATAGCCCTTTGTTGGCCGGACGGCACCTGCCACACCTTTGACGGCGAACTGCGGGGGCTCATCCTCGAAACGTTGCGGGGGGAGGGTGGTTTCGGTTACGACCCGTACTTTCTCGTGCCGGAATTCGGCCAAACCCTTGCCGAGCTACCGATGGCGATCAAGAACAGGATCAGTCACAGGGGGAAGGCGTTGGCTATGTTGAAGGCATTCCTGGGACGGTCCGATAAAAAAATAAATTGA
- a CDS encoding right-handed parallel beta-helix repeat-containing protein → MAVSDMSGEKSAPPVQTVPSGDVAVRPLDKPATAQGSPKDSQKRAVLPGSADRSYRNQTITEDVVWRGEILIEGGVTIATQSTLTIEPGTVVRFRRTDEEGGDNPLLLVHGRILAFGGAEKPVLFTSNFAEPQPGDWQGIVIMASEKKNLLENCRIAGAETGIEALFSTITMKNVLFATCGTGARIQDCLATISGGGASSCAVGLNLLESEVDLRDSNFSGNRQAVVAVKTSLYLGGATFYGNDQEALKVESSRVRIIGNSFSVNGSGISLSQCEGTVSANRILKNTDYGLSLAKSRVKVTGNEIAQNGKIGLRVEDGKGVAWGNTFAANGEYDLYNAGTEDFKAMGNWWGDGTPFSFAKRIYDRRNDAGRGKVYYIPVLRSKPQSDI, encoded by the coding sequence ATGGCTGTCTCCGATATGTCCGGGGAAAAATCTGCACCACCGGTGCAGACGGTTCCATCAGGGGATGTTGCCGTTCGTCCTCTTGATAAGCCCGCAACTGCGCAAGGCAGCCCGAAGGATTCGCAAAAACGGGCTGTTCTGCCGGGAAGCGCCGATCGTTCCTACCGTAACCAGACCATTACCGAAGACGTCGTCTGGCGCGGCGAAATACTGATAGAGGGTGGCGTGACCATTGCCACCCAGTCTACCCTGACGATCGAACCGGGGACTGTAGTCAGGTTCAGACGCACGGATGAAGAGGGTGGCGACAATCCTCTCCTGCTCGTTCATGGACGGATACTGGCTTTTGGAGGGGCGGAAAAACCGGTGCTGTTCACCTCGAACTTTGCCGAACCACAGCCCGGTGACTGGCAGGGGATCGTCATAATGGCCAGCGAAAAGAAAAATCTCCTGGAAAACTGCCGCATAGCCGGCGCCGAAACCGGCATCGAAGCGCTCTTTTCCACAATAACCATGAAAAATGTGCTGTTTGCCACGTGCGGCACCGGTGCCCGGATTCAGGATTGCCTGGCGACCATATCGGGCGGTGGGGCGAGTAGCTGCGCGGTCGGACTGAATCTGCTGGAAAGTGAAGTCGATCTGCGCGACAGCAATTTTTCCGGCAACCGCCAGGCTGTAGTCGCGGTTAAAACTTCCCTCTACCTGGGGGGGGCAACGTTTTACGGCAATGACCAGGAAGCCTTGAAAGTTGAGAGTTCGCGGGTCAGGATCATCGGCAACAGCTTCAGTGTCAACGGTAGCGGCATCAGCCTTTCCCAGTGCGAAGGGACGGTTTCCGCCAACCGGATTCTGAAAAACACCGATTACGGTCTTTCACTGGCAAAATCGCGAGTAAAAGTGACCGGCAACGAGATTGCACAAAACGGCAAGATCGGTTTGCGGGTGGAAGACGGCAAGGGGGTTGCCTGGGGGAACACCTTTGCCGCCAATGGCGAGTACGACCTCTATAACGCCGGAACCGAAGATTTCAAGGCAATGGGCAACTGGTGGGGGGACGGAACGCCGTTCTCCTTTGCCAAGCGTATTTACGATCGGCGCAACGATGCCGGCCGCGGCAAGGTATACTATATCCCGGTTCTGCGGTCAAAGCCCCAATCCGATATCTGA
- a CDS encoding PKD domain-containing protein, with translation MFLRPFKVALLAGILSTLVVACGGGGGNAANNRITAAIAGPVQNVPVGTLVTLDGSRSTGADGRLITYNWAFVSKPSGSNSVLSVATIVNPTFIPDLPGTYVLSLVVNDGQIYSSPATVTITASITNSAPVSNAGPPQNVVVNNLVTLDGSKSSDADNDLITYNWSISAKPAGSNSVLSNGTIVNPTFTPDLAGEYILSLTVNDDELSSIAATVTVTASLPNAVPLADAGTNQNVLTGAVVTLDGSKSSDANGDLLSYSWSFTSKPEGSNATLSNDKVVNPTFTVDLVGAYVLNLVVNDGKANSTSATVTINANAARANSVPLADAGITQNVKINTKITLDGSKSSDADGDLIAYSWSFASKPDGSNAVLSDATIVNPTFTADLAGAYVLNLVVNDGIVDSAVATVTVNAEIALTNSVPVADAGITQNVRAGIAITLDGSKSSDADGDLLTYKWAFVSKPDGSNAVLSDATIVNPTFTADIEGAYVLNLIVNDGKVDSTAATVTINAAKANSVPVANASTTQNVLTGTIVALDGSKSSDADGDLLTYSWSFTSKPAGSTAILSDAAIVNPYITADVTGTYVLNLVVNDGNVNSEPVSVTINASSPNVAPVANAGNTQNVLTGSLVTLDGSGSSDANNDLLTYSWSFASKPAGSTAALSDGSIVNPVFTADVTGTYVLTLVVNDGNESSSPVFVTINASYPNAPPVANAGSIQNVLVGTLVTLDGSGSSDANNDPLTYSWTFTSKPTGSTAALSSSTDVKPSFTADIAGAYVLKLVVNDGKVNSTSSTVVINASTPNAAPVAKATASGSSVRTGTVVSLNGSGSSDANGDPLTFSWAFTSIPAGSNATLSNSNVVNPSFTADVDGTYVLNLKVNDGKVDSTAAIISINATTNVIQLFSKIASSSGTSINGYLQPGTKFKMSITNKSSETFYLNRAELSAAGIVLRYTIDTSLLNGGQLRAGESISLEFALNSDNLDKGLRFTYFLTDPVTGSVFTVYNDYASHGTVSVSWTN, from the coding sequence ATGTTTTTACGACCATTCAAAGTAGCATTGCTTGCCGGCATTTTATCGACTTTAGTTGTTGCATGCGGTGGAGGCGGCGGGAATGCGGCCAACAACAGAATAACCGCAGCTATTGCGGGACCCGTACAAAATGTTCCAGTTGGTACTCTCGTTACATTGGATGGTAGTCGCAGTACCGGGGCTGACGGCAGATTGATCACCTATAATTGGGCATTCGTGTCAAAGCCGTCAGGCAGCAATTCAGTTCTTTCAGTTGCCACAATTGTCAATCCGACTTTTATTCCTGATCTTCCTGGTACGTACGTACTCAGCCTTGTTGTGAACGACGGCCAAATTTACAGCTCACCAGCTACAGTCACGATCACCGCATCAATAACAAATTCGGCTCCTGTTTCAAATGCGGGTCCACCACAAAACGTAGTCGTAAATAATCTTGTAACGTTGGACGGCAGTAAAAGCAGTGATGCCGACAATGATTTGATTACCTACAATTGGTCGATATCTGCAAAGCCTGCCGGCAGCAATTCCGTCTTGTCAAACGGTACCATCGTTAATCCGACCTTTACACCGGATTTAGCCGGAGAATATATCCTCAGTCTGACAGTTAATGATGACGAACTTAGTAGTATAGCTGCAACGGTCACAGTTACTGCATCACTCCCAAATGCCGTACCACTGGCAGATGCTGGAACTAATCAAAATGTGCTGACCGGCGCAGTTGTTACCCTGGATGGAAGCAAAAGTAGCGACGCAAATGGAGATTTACTTTCTTATAGTTGGTCGTTCACATCGAAACCCGAGGGAAGCAATGCAACACTGTCTAACGACAAGGTCGTCAATCCGACCTTTACTGTGGATTTGGTCGGAGCATACGTACTGAATCTGGTTGTCAATGACGGAAAAGCAAACAGTACATCTGCAACGGTTACCATCAACGCAAACGCAGCAAGGGCAAATTCAGTGCCGCTGGCGGATGCCGGAATTACGCAGAATGTAAAAATCAATACTAAAATTACTTTGGATGGCAGTAAGAGCAGCGATGCAGACGGTGACTTGATTGCTTACAGCTGGTCCTTTGCATCCAAGCCTGACGGGAGTAACGCTGTATTGTCCGATGCTACAATTGTTAATCCGACCTTTACTGCGGATTTGGCCGGAGCATACGTACTGAATCTGGTTGTCAATGATGGTATAGTCGACAGTGCAGTTGCAACAGTTACTGTCAATGCAGAAATCGCGTTGACTAATTCTGTGCCGGTTGCTGATGCCGGTATTACACAGAATGTAAGAGCTGGCATTGCAATTACTTTGGATGGCAGTAAAAGCAGCGATGCCGATGGCGATTTATTAACATACAAATGGGCGTTCGTATCCAAACCCGACGGGAGTAACGCGGTATTGTCCGATGCTACAATTGTTAATCCGACCTTTACCGCAGATATAGAAGGCGCATACGTTCTCAATCTGATCGTTAATGATGGTAAAGTAGATAGTACCGCTGCAACGGTTACTATTAATGCTGCAAAGGCAAATTCAGTTCCGGTAGCCAACGCAAGCACAACCCAGAATGTGCTCACAGGGACGATAGTTGCTTTGGATGGCAGTAAAAGCAGCGACGCAGATGGCGATTTGCTGACTTATAGCTGGTCGTTTACATCAAAACCAGCGGGCAGCACCGCCATTTTATCCGATGCCGCAATTGTTAATCCATACATTACGGCAGATGTTACGGGGACTTACGTTCTGAATCTTGTCGTTAACGATGGCAACGTAAATAGTGAACCAGTATCCGTTACAATAAATGCCAGCAGCCCGAATGTTGCGCCGGTAGCCAACGCTGGCAATACACAAAACGTGTTGACGGGCAGTCTTGTCACTCTTGATGGCAGCGGCAGCAGCGATGCCAACAATGATTTGCTGACATACAGCTGGTCGTTTGCCTCAAAGCCTGCCGGGAGCACTGCAGCTCTATCGGATGGCTCAATCGTCAACCCCGTTTTTACTGCTGATGTGACAGGAACGTATGTTCTGACTCTTGTTGTTAACGATGGCAATGAAAGTAGTAGTCCTGTCTTTGTTACAATAAATGCCAGTTATCCGAATGCCCCGCCGGTAGCCAACGCCGGCAGTATACAAAACGTATTGGTCGGCACCCTGGTAACCCTTGACGGCAGCGGCAGCAGTGACGCCAACAACGATCCGCTCACGTACAGTTGGACGTTCACATCCAAACCGACCGGCAGTACCGCTGCGTTATCAAGCTCTACGGATGTAAAACCCTCTTTTACAGCTGATATCGCAGGTGCATACGTCCTCAAGCTTGTAGTCAATGATGGTAAAGTCAATAGTACCTCTTCAACGGTTGTGATAAACGCCTCGACACCCAATGCTGCTCCTGTGGCAAAAGCAACCGCATCTGGTTCAAGTGTAAGAACTGGCACAGTCGTGTCTCTTAATGGTAGTGGCAGCAGCGATGCAAATGGTGATCCTTTGACATTCAGCTGGGCCTTCACATCAATACCGGCCGGCAGTAATGCCACATTATCAAATAGCAATGTTGTTAATCCGTCATTTACAGCCGATGTTGATGGAACATACGTGCTGAATTTGAAAGTAAATGATGGCAAAGTAGATAGCACGGCAGCAATAATATCCATAAACGCTACCACTAATGTTATTCAATTATTCAGTAAAATTGCTTCATCGAGTGGAACAAGCATTAATGGATATTTGCAACCCGGGACAAAATTCAAAATGTCGATTACCAATAAGTCAAGTGAAACCTTTTATCTCAACCGCGCAGAACTATCTGCTGCTGGTATAGTATTACGTTATACAATTGATACTTCCTTGTTGAACGGTGGTCAGTTAAGAGCCGGTGAAAGTATAAGTCTTGAATTTGCCCTGAATTCAGATAACTTGGACAAGGGTCTACGGTTTACCTATTTCTTGACCGACCCTGTAACAGGAAGTGTTTTTACAGTTTATAACGATTATGCTTCCCACGGCACTGTTTCTGTCAGTTGGACAAATTAA
- a CDS encoding Tex family protein, translating into MTLTEQQLSRILGVLVEETGLSAVQVTNTVTLLREGATVPFIARYRKELTHELDEVQIRQIEDQLTYYSELEERKVTVLKTIADQGKLTSELQARIETTRQKTELEDLYLPYKPKRRTKATIARERGLEPLADIVAAQEMTSGAPEEAAAPYIDPEKDVPDAAAALEGAGHILAERLSEDADARAFVRRITGEQGIFSSRVAPDKKATVSKFEMYYDYQEPMKTIPSHRMLAMRRGEKEEVLYLSILAPVEEILAGLKARLIKGDSIFRPIIEGVAEDAYRRLIAPSIEVELRLEAKNRADEAAIAVFAENLKNLLLLPPAGSKRVLGIDPGLRTGSKLAAVDETGRFLSHCTIYPHTGSSNVEPAKRELLRIIDSNRCEIIAVGNGTAGREMELFARQTLTEAGLRLPVVVVNEAGASIYSASDIAREEFPELDLTVRGAISIARRLQDPLAELVKIDPKSIGVGQYQHDVNQNALKKALDAVVESCVNYVGVDLNTASWALLSYVSGLNESQAQAIVRFRDEHGLFPSRQALLKVARFGPKAFEQAAGFLRIRNGANPLDNTAVHPENYPVVETMATDLQTTVARMVSDPSLASRIDLKRYVSDSVGLPTLRDILEELKKPGRDPRAQFQTATLREDVTELGDLQEGMILQGTVTNVTAFGAFVDIGVHQDGLVHVSHLAQRFVKDPNEAVKVGQIVKVKVLSVDLQRKRIALSIKEAEPANGGQVKHAPKPEAAKKPGSVDMSAWEKAGFRVRK; encoded by the coding sequence ATGACACTGACTGAACAACAACTCTCGCGCATCCTCGGCGTGCTGGTCGAAGAGACAGGACTTTCCGCCGTGCAGGTGACGAACACCGTGACACTCCTCCGTGAGGGAGCCACTGTCCCGTTTATCGCCCGTTACCGCAAAGAACTCACCCATGAGCTGGACGAGGTGCAGATCCGCCAGATCGAGGACCAGCTGACCTACTACTCTGAGCTGGAAGAACGGAAAGTCACGGTTCTCAAGACCATTGCCGATCAGGGGAAGCTCACGTCGGAGCTGCAGGCACGCATCGAGACAACCAGGCAGAAAACGGAACTGGAGGACCTCTACCTCCCCTACAAACCGAAACGGCGCACCAAGGCGACCATCGCCAGGGAACGGGGACTGGAGCCGCTGGCGGACATTGTTGCCGCCCAGGAGATGACCTCAGGCGCCCCGGAAGAAGCGGCCGCACCCTATATCGACCCGGAAAAGGACGTGCCGGATGCCGCCGCGGCACTGGAGGGGGCCGGCCACATTCTCGCCGAACGGCTCAGCGAAGACGCCGATGCACGTGCATTCGTCCGCCGGATAACCGGCGAGCAGGGAATATTCTCTTCCAGGGTGGCGCCGGACAAGAAAGCGACCGTCAGCAAGTTCGAGATGTACTACGACTACCAGGAACCGATGAAGACCATCCCGTCCCACCGCATGCTGGCCATGCGCCGCGGAGAAAAGGAAGAGGTCCTCTACCTCTCGATTCTCGCACCTGTGGAGGAGATACTGGCCGGGCTGAAAGCCAGGCTGATCAAGGGGGACAGCATCTTTCGCCCCATCATCGAAGGGGTTGCCGAAGACGCCTACAGGCGGCTCATCGCCCCTTCAATCGAGGTTGAACTCCGCCTTGAGGCAAAAAACCGCGCAGACGAGGCTGCCATTGCGGTCTTCGCCGAAAACCTGAAGAACCTGCTCCTCCTCCCCCCAGCAGGAAGCAAACGGGTGCTGGGGATCGATCCGGGCCTGCGCACCGGTTCCAAGCTGGCAGCGGTGGATGAAACCGGCCGATTCCTTTCCCACTGCACCATCTATCCCCATACGGGGAGCAGCAACGTCGAACCGGCAAAGAGGGAGCTTTTGCGCATTATCGACAGCAACCGGTGCGAGATCATCGCCGTCGGCAACGGCACTGCCGGCCGGGAAATGGAGCTGTTCGCGCGCCAGACACTCACCGAGGCGGGCCTGAGATTGCCGGTCGTCGTGGTCAACGAGGCCGGGGCGAGCATTTACTCCGCTTCGGATATTGCCCGGGAAGAGTTTCCCGAGCTGGACCTGACCGTCCGCGGCGCCATCTCCATTGCCAGGCGACTGCAAGACCCGCTGGCGGAACTGGTGAAGATAGATCCCAAGAGCATCGGTGTAGGCCAGTACCAGCACGACGTCAACCAGAACGCGCTGAAAAAGGCCCTCGACGCTGTGGTCGAATCGTGCGTCAACTACGTGGGGGTTGACCTCAACACCGCCTCCTGGGCGCTCCTTTCCTACGTTTCGGGGCTCAACGAAAGCCAGGCGCAGGCCATCGTCCGCTTTCGTGACGAGCATGGCCTCTTCCCATCACGCCAGGCACTGCTGAAAGTCGCCCGCTTCGGTCCCAAGGCCTTTGAACAGGCGGCCGGGTTCCTACGCATCCGTAACGGCGCGAATCCCCTGGACAACACCGCTGTTCATCCGGAGAATTACCCGGTTGTAGAGACCATGGCCACAGACCTTCAAACCACGGTGGCCCGGATGGTGAGCGATCCATCACTGGCGAGCCGTATAGATCTCAAGCGTTACGTCAGCGACAGCGTGGGACTCCCCACCCTGCGGGACATTCTGGAAGAGTTGAAAAAACCGGGTCGCGACCCCAGGGCCCAGTTCCAGACGGCTACCCTGCGCGAAGATGTAACCGAACTGGGCGATTTACAGGAAGGAATGATCCTCCAGGGGACCGTAACCAATGTCACCGCCTTCGGCGCCTTTGTCGATATCGGCGTTCATCAGGATGGGCTGGTACATGTCAGCCACCTGGCGCAACGTTTTGTCAAAGATCCGAATGAAGCGGTTAAAGTAGGACAGATAGTCAAGGTGAAGGTTCTTTCCGTTGACCTGCAACGCAAGCGCATCGCCCTCTCAATCAAAGAAGCCGAACCGGCAAACGGCGGACAGGTAAAGCATGCTCCCAAACCGGAGGCGGCTAAAAAACCAGGAAGCGTGGATATGAGCGCGTGGGAAAAGGCGGGATTTCGGGTCAGGAAGTAG
- the rph gene encoding ribonuclease PH, translated as MRFDGRGAESLREVKITRNYLKHAEGSVLIEFGDTKVICTASVEGSVPPFLRGKGTGWVTAEYSMLPRATHTRSHRESSKGKVGGRTHEIQRLIGRSLRAVMDMNLLGERSVLIDCDVIQADGGTRTASITGAYVALYDALDGLVKKGELAAMPLKEAVAAVSVGIVDGTPLLDLNYVEDSSAEVDMNFVMTSSNRFVEVQGTAEAEPFTVEQMDAMRDLAISGIKRLFQIQKEALCQ; from the coding sequence ATGCGTTTTGATGGCCGCGGGGCTGAGAGCCTCAGAGAAGTGAAGATAACCAGAAATTACCTCAAGCATGCGGAAGGTTCGGTGCTCATAGAATTCGGCGATACCAAGGTAATATGTACCGCATCGGTCGAGGGTTCCGTGCCGCCGTTTCTGCGCGGCAAGGGGACCGGTTGGGTGACGGCGGAATATTCCATGCTGCCGCGTGCCACTCATACCCGCTCGCATCGGGAATCTTCAAAGGGGAAGGTGGGGGGGCGCACCCATGAGATCCAGCGCCTCATCGGCCGTTCCCTGCGCGCCGTTATGGACATGAACCTGCTCGGGGAGCGGAGCGTGCTCATCGACTGCGACGTGATCCAGGCCGACGGTGGGACCCGTACCGCCTCCATCACCGGGGCGTACGTGGCGCTTTACGATGCACTGGATGGACTCGTAAAAAAAGGGGAGCTGGCGGCAATGCCTCTCAAGGAGGCCGTTGCTGCCGTCAGTGTCGGCATAGTCGATGGGACGCCGCTCCTTGACCTTAACTATGTGGAAGACTCGTCTGCAGAGGTGGACATGAACTTCGTCATGACCTCCTCGAACCGTTTCGTCGAGGTACAGGGGACCGCCGAGGCGGAGCCGTTCACCGTCGAGCAGATGGATGCCATGCGCGACCTGGCGATTTCCGGCATTAAAAGGCTGTTCCAGATCCAGAAAGAGGCCCTTTGCCAATGA
- a CDS encoding sensor domain-containing diguanylate cyclase → MSQTDDCCKESLEAQVKALKDLIEVAKAVVSTLDLDTVLQAILTSAMRFASTPAGSVALYDDKKNEFSLHAHSGLTADFIKKERWDASPGGLTEQVLKAGEIFFVEDTAKIPYFNNPIAIKEGIRSLVCVPLLLHNRVMGVLYLDDFVPRKFDREKMNLLSVLASFAAMAIYNAKLHQRTKILAITDALTGLYNHRYFHQLFNQELGRAKRYRKNLSIIMLDVDDFKKFNDKFGHSTGDLVLASIGEIITGTLRGVDHAFRYGGEEFVVLLPETKLESAVQVAERLRESITQETTAKLKGISDFGVTVSVGVACYPNDAVKREDLFNKVDSLLYQAKVFGKNKVYFNKEDAVD, encoded by the coding sequence ATGTCTCAAACCGATGACTGCTGCAAGGAATCCCTCGAAGCCCAGGTAAAAGCCCTCAAGGATCTCATCGAGGTTGCGAAGGCGGTTGTTTCAACACTTGACCTTGATACGGTGCTTCAGGCTATCCTGACCAGCGCCATGCGTTTTGCCTCCACACCGGCTGGAAGTGTGGCCCTCTACGACGATAAGAAAAATGAGTTTTCCCTCCATGCCCATTCGGGGTTGACGGCTGATTTTATTAAAAAGGAACGATGGGATGCCTCCCCTGGCGGCCTCACCGAGCAGGTGCTTAAGGCCGGAGAAATTTTTTTCGTTGAAGATACCGCCAAAATTCCGTACTTCAATAATCCCATCGCCATCAAGGAAGGTATCCGATCGCTGGTCTGCGTCCCTCTCCTCCTGCACAACAGAGTTATGGGCGTGCTGTACCTGGACGATTTCGTCCCGCGCAAGTTCGACCGGGAAAAGATGAACCTCCTCTCGGTGCTGGCTTCCTTTGCGGCTATGGCCATATACAACGCCAAACTGCACCAAAGGACGAAAATCCTTGCCATTACCGATGCCTTGACCGGGTTATACAATCACCGTTACTTTCATCAGCTTTTCAATCAGGAACTGGGAAGGGCAAAGCGTTATCGAAAAAATCTTTCCATAATCATGCTCGATGTGGACGATTTCAAGAAGTTCAACGACAAGTTCGGCCATTCCACCGGCGATCTGGTGTTGGCTTCCATTGGAGAAATCATAACCGGAACCCTGCGGGGCGTTGACCATGCCTTCCGCTATGGTGGTGAAGAGTTTGTCGTGCTTCTCCCCGAAACGAAGCTCGAAAGCGCCGTGCAGGTTGCTGAACGGCTTCGCGAAAGTATTACGCAGGAGACGACGGCCAAGTTGAAAGGGATCTCCGATTTCGGGGTCACGGTAAGCGTGGGGGTCGCCTGTTATCCGAATGATGCCGTCAAACGGGAAGATCTCTTCAACAAGGTTGACAGTTTGCTCTATCAGGCAAAGGTTTTCGGAAAGAATAAGGTATATTTCAACAAGGAGGATGCGGTGGATTAA